The Camelus ferus isolate YT-003-E chromosome 34, BCGSAC_Cfer_1.0, whole genome shotgun sequence sequence aaagacaagtatcatatgatatcatttatatgtggaatttttaaaaaaatgatacaaatggacttatctataaaacaaaaaacagactcacagacttataaaacaaacttaggagtttgggattaacagatacaaattactatatgtaaaacagacaaacgacaaggattcactgtagaacacagggaagaatattcagtatcttgcaacctataatggaaaagaacctgaaaaagaatagactatgtatatgtacaactgaatcactatgctgcatacctgaaactaacaaaacagctgtataactgaaactaacaaaacattgtaaatcaatcacatttcaatttaaaaaaaattgataagctctaaatacctttattcaaagaaaatcttGAACTCTTCCctcttacaaaatttaaaatgggtAGCTTGAGCAGGACCAAATTATACTGGATGGGCAGTTACATATCTTCTCCAGCACGTGGCCCATGCTACACACACATCGTGTTTTCCTACAGGTAAGAACAGCCCTGACTGCACAGCGAGCGACTCTTTCTGGGACAAGGGCCTCTGTGGCAGTGGCCTCCTTGTCACCGCTGCATctcaccaggaggccagggttttcagaggggaggggacatagAGCTCATACACTTCAAATTGACTTCCCGAAAAAACTATGGAAAAACCAAATTCACCTGCAGTGTAGGAAACATGAGCAGGGCCCCTAAGCAGACCGACAAGCCCAAAGTAAGATGGCCCGATGTTCAGATCGGAACCAGAACAAAGACCACCTGGCCCCAGTTAAATGACCACCACCTCACCTGCAATGAACTGCTCGTACTCAATGTCAGGGATGTTTCTGTTGAGACTTGGGAGGTCAAAGGAGTCGGACCAGGGATCGGGGCTCTGCCAGTGGTAGAGGTGGCCCCAAGGGAATAGCACCAGTACCGGCTCCTCCATCTTCAGCAGGGTCTTCAGGAGGAAGGCAATGTGGATGCAGACGTTCCTACGGAGGTTGAAGCCCTCTGGAGGGTTGAAGTCACACAGAAGGTACCTggcagggagcaaaggagagcGGGTCTTCAGGGCCAGGCCTCTGCACAGGAATCCCGGCTTAGATAGAACAGATACAACGGGAATCCCTGCACAGCCCATGGCCTAGACTCCAGACACATTCAGCAGCTTCTGGTTTGTAAAGTGGAGGCACTGCCCACCCATCTCCATGTGGCCAATTACTTCAAGTCCGGGAGCAGTTGCGGAAGACATCTTGGCATCCGTCTAACACCACTAAGCACCCGACTAGCATCTGAGCACCCGTTCTCCAGGGGCTCTCAAACTTCTTGTTCTACAGAACCCTATACACTCTTAACAATTACTGAGAACTCCAAAAGGCTGCTATTTATGTGAGTTTAATCTATCACTATTTCCTGTGTTAGAAGTTAaataagaagttagaaaaagtgtatgaattcacttaaaaatattaacaatctaCTGTATGTTACCATTAATACtcttaaacaaaatataattctatttttcaaaagaaaaatcattagtGAGAAGAAtagcagtgattttaatttctgcaaatctcttttgGACTGGTGAGAGCTGAATTCTCCTATCTGCCTCTGCATTCCCTGTTTTGTGATATCGCAGgccaggttttccctggaaaaccccGCAGGAACTCGGGAGAGCAAGAGTGTGCAAAAGGCAGGTGACATCCCGGCGTTTCTATGAAAATGGTCTTGCACCTCAGGGGCCTTGGATACACTTTGATAACTGTTGCCCTATCCAAGGCGAGACTCTTCTACACAAGAGCCAGGCAAGGGTCCTGGATTCTGTAATGAGTTACCGCCAccacacccctcccttctctgtgtgtttctcacAAGCTCCATTACTGCAGATGAGGATGTAATCCTCAACTGGGGCCTCTAATCCCAGAAGACTGCTAACTTCAAGAGGGAGGGTCCCATCTACCATCCCTACACCCCGCATAGTTTATTTTGAGTCAAGCCCTAGATAACTGCTTATCGGCACTGACCCTTGTGTCTTTTTCCTGAGGTTGACTGAAGGAACCAACATCTGGATGGAACTGAAATTTCCCTGCAGATAAACAAGGCTGATAAGCCACCCCATTCCAACATCTGATTCTGGGGCTCTTCAAAACCCGGGTAAGGCCCCGCTTCATCTAAGATGGGTCCTCCGCCTGCCCTTCCCGGGGGGTTCTGGGAGGCCGCGGCCACCAAGGGCGACCCAGACTcgcggccccagccccagggcctgagggGGAGGAAAGCTTGAGGCTGTGCCcaagccctgccccgccccgccccaacACGCTCCCCGGCACCACAGCCCTCCCCGGCCACCGCCCCAACCCCGATCCCACCCCGGTTCATGTCCGCCGGCCCCGCCGACGGCGCGGACGTACGTTTACCGTCTGTGGGACGCCGCCCCAGACAGGATGTCGGCCGCCGACTGACCAGGCCAGAACTAGTCGCCCGGCCGAGCAAGCCGCCATCCCCAGCAGCAAGCACCGCCATGGTCCCGGGCAGCTGCACACTTCCGGAGCCCGCTACCCGCCCCAGAAGCGCACGCCGGCCCGCGCAGAGCGTGGCGCCTGTAACCATGGCAACTCCGCGGGGCCCTCCCCTAGCGCTTGCGTCGTGCGTCCTCCCGAGTCTAGTTGTG is a genomic window containing:
- the LOC116661337 gene encoding GDP-fucose protein O-fucosyltransferase 2-like isoform X1 — its product is MAACSAGRLVLAWSVGGRHPVWGGVPQTVNGNFSSIQMLVPSVNLRKKTQGYLLCDFNPPEGFNLRRNVCIHIAFLLKTLLKMEEPVLVLFPWGHLYHWQSPDPWSDSFDLPSLNRNIPDIEYEQFIAGTLCS
- the LOC116661337 gene encoding GDP-fucose protein O-fucosyltransferase 2-like isoform X2, which codes for MAACSAGRLVLAWSVGGRHPVWGGVPQTGNFSSIQMLVPSVNLRKKTQGYLLCDFNPPEGFNLRRNVCIHIAFLLKTLLKMEEPVLVLFPWGHLYHWQSPDPWSDSFDLPSLNRNIPDIEYEQFIAGTLCS